In the genome of Aquarana catesbeiana isolate 2022-GZ unplaced genomic scaffold, ASM4218655v1 unanchor108, whole genome shotgun sequence, the window ggggggggggggagggaaagagagggggggttggggtagGTAGAGGCTCCCTGTGTTCGAGGGGGGGGTTGGGGTAGGTAGAGGCTCcctgtgttctggggggggggggggggggagttgggtagATAGTGGCTCcctgtgttctgggggggggttggggtaggTAAGGGCTTcctgtgttctggggggggggggttggggtaggTAAGGGCTTcctgtgttctgggggggggggttgggataggTAGTGgttccctgtgggggggggggggcggggttggaGTAGGTAGGGGCTCCTTGTGTtctggggggagggaaagagagggggggttggggtagGTAGAGGCTCCCTGTGttcgaggggggggggttgggtaggtAGAGGCTCCCTGtgttcgaggggggggggggagttgggtagATAGTGGCTCcctgtgttctgggggggggggttggggtaggTAAGGGCTTCCTGTGTTCTGGGGGGGTTGGGATAGGTAGTGGTTCCCTGTGTTCTGGGAGGGGGGTTGGGGTAGGTAGAGGCTCCTTGTGTtctggggggagggaaagagagggggggttggggtagGTAGGGGCTCCCTGTGttctgggggaaggggagagaaagagagggggtggggtaggTAGAGGCTCCCTGTGTTCTGGGGGGGGTTGGGATAGGTAGTGGTTCCCTGTGTTGTGGGGGGTTGGAGTAGGTAGGGGCTCTTTGTGTtctggggggagggaaagagaggggggttgGGGTAGGTAGGGACTCCCTGTGTtctgggggagagaaagagagagagggggggggtaggtaggtgctCCCTGTGttctggggggagggagggaaagagagggggggttggggtagGTAGAGGCTCTTGTGTTCTTGGGGGGGTTGGAGTAGGTAGTGGCTCCCTGTGTTCTGGGAGGGGGTTGGGGTAGGTAAGGGGGTCGGCTCTCCTGTGTTCTAGGGGGGGTTGGGGTAGATAGTGGCTCCCTGTGTTCTGGGGGGGTTGGGGTAGGTAGTGGCTCCCTGTGTTCTGGGGGGGTGGGAGTAGGTGGCTCCCTGTGTTCTgggggaagggagagaaagagaggggggtggggtagGTAGTGGCTCcctgtgttctggggggggggggggtagtaggtaGGGGTTCCCTGTGGGGGGGGCAGGGTTGGAGTAGGTAGTGGCTCCCTGTGTTCTGGGAGGGGGTTGGGGTAGGTAAGGGCTTcctgtgttctggggggggggttgggtagatAGTGGCTCCCTGTGTTCTGGGGGGGTTGGGTAGGTAGTGGCTTCCTGTGTTCTGGGGGGTTGGGGTAGGTAAGGGCTTCCTGTGTTCTGGGGGGTTGGGGTAGGTAGTGGCTCCCTGTGTTCTTGGGGGGGGTTGGGGTAGATAGTGGCTCTGCGGCTCACTATATTCTGGAAAGGGGATGATGGAAGCCATGTTGGATCTGATATAAAGATACCGCCTCCATTAGAGAGGAAGGAGCTGATTGGTTGGTGATGGATCTCTTGTATTTCAGGTCGTCTCGCACTCTCTCGGAGGGTCTCCCCACCGCCGTCCATGAGAAGATCCTGTGTGACATTTGGTGTGCGGAGGTGAGCGTGCGTCTGTCCATCCGGACATAGATCTAGAGATCTGTCTATGTGAAGCCGCTTCATCTTCATTTTGTTTCTCTTCTTCCAGGCAGCGGAGCGCGTCCGGGGAAACCTGAAGAGCCTGCGCAGTGGAGGAGGGGGATCCGCTCTCTTCAGAAACTTTCGTTCAGTCTCCTCCGCCCTGATAGAGAACGGCGGGGTGGTGGCGTCTCACCCGCTGGATTCTGAGGGAAGGTCGGGGACGGTTCCTAGACTGTAATTTATTCTAGATGTACGAATTTCACAAATGCCTTATAACTCTACCGATTGTGCCAGAAATACACCGTGTGCAATCTTGGACTGTGTGTGATCTCTGGGGTGCGGGTGGGGGGATATGGGGTATTTCAGGAGCATCCTGGAGCCGACATGTGGTGTGTCTAATTTTGGGGTACGGGGTGTGTATGGGGGTTCCTGGAGGCTGTGTGTGATgtgcagccttacaaatctgagagACAGTCCTAAAGGCTCAAATGGTGATTTTCTTTGAGCCAATGAGAAGCTGCTTTAGCCTTACGGAGACCATCAGGATTGACAACAAGAGTCCAGCCTTTCTAATTGGATGTAATTCTTCCTCTGCAAATTCCAGACAATGGAGTTACCACCGATGGAGACGGACAGAAGAAGAAAGATGTCAAGGTTGAGTTGAAACTACTTGAGGAAATTCTGGGCCTTACCATGACCTTCTTGTGTACGACCACAAAGGGGGCTTTATAGGATAAGACCAGCAGATCAGGCATTGGCCCCAAGGAATGTGCGAGGAAAAGGGAATAGTCCTAATAGGTGCAAAAGGTGATTTCTGAAGAGGAAATTCAATTCCTGGGGAACCATATGGGTGACACTCCATACAAACCTCTGAAGCTGAAGGAATGGGAAGCTTGGGTTCTGTGGATCAAGGCCACCAATTCTGAGATCTGCTCCTTGATggtacatagtagatgaggttgaaaaaaaagacacaagtccaacctatcaCCTAATATGATTGCAGAAAGGTCAGGACTCATCCCTTCGATACATCTGTAGGATGAAGGTTTCTTTCCTTGCAGCAGATGAAGTATGCCTTCCATTTCAATGATCCATCCAGGGGACTGACTGCTCCGGGAAGGATGGGAACAGGAGAGGCAGACACTGGCAGTGGGGGGTTCAGAAGGTCGAACACTTTCCTATCAGGTACTCAGGTTTGCCATGTTGCAGATCAGATTGTTGGTTGGGGAGGACCCGGCTGTCACGGTACAAATGACAAAATTTAGCAGAAGATGGAgcgtcctaaaaaaaaaagaaaatggatccCCAGCTAGGATGCAGAGGTAATATCTGTGCCACAGCAACGAAGCAACAGGAGCTGAGGTGGGTTAAGCGATTGCACATTGGCCAAAAAGAACATGAACATTCCCTCCTAGGCATAACTCCTCCCCATTAGGCAAGGCTTCAGGTGTAGGTGATTTTGTAGCAAATCATGAAACAAAGTAAGAGGGGCGGGAACTACGTGTCCAATTTTCCAAAGTTGTCTTCCAGGGTGGCTCTCTATCACCGCCATCAGGGTCTTTGGACAGCTGATGAGCCCAAACCTTGAGGCTTTGACATCCCCCTACAGCTTCCATTGCAAGTTGTAGGGATGTCCCCACAAGAACAAAGAGCCTTTGAATAAGGGCTCAGGATGTTTGGATGAAGCATCAGGACCTCATCCACTGAACCTTGAGGGTCTTATTACGATAGGTTACTGCCAGATCTCTCTCAGGAATACTCCAAATCATAGTGAACTCACCTGAGGATAGTGAGCTGACTCTGCCCCTTCCATAACATGCCTGCCCTTCCATCACCTGTGTTCCTGGGCACGTGGGGATAGGGGAAAAACCCCGTCTATGCCAATTGGCACCAAGAGCCTCCCAGCCCACCCCCCAAGCTCCACCAGCGCTAGACGGCATTTAGGGCAGCTGGTAGATAAGGTTTAAAACAAAAAACTGCAATCAAAAGGTAGGTAGGAGCACATAATACCATTGTTTTCCATGGGCCTTCGTGTTCTCTTCTGGGTACCAGCAGTGGTAGAGCTTCCACTGGGGCCCTCCCCCAAGAGCAGTTCCAAACGTTCCCTGCCACAAGAGCCTTCAGGGACACGACTCCCCTGCTGGGGATCACCACCCTGGCCCTGAAAAACACCCTGCCAGTCCCAAAGGAGAAAATTATATACACACACCAGTGCtgatgttaaagaggaggtccacttaaacaaaaaatattaaaatactgcagctacaaatactgcagttgctgacttttaataaatggacacttacctgtcccagggtccagcgatgtcggaagccgatcgatcgctcgtctctcggctgcccccaccgtcatcggtcagggaatcaggaagtgaagcattgcggcttcactgcccggttccctactacgcatgcgcgagtcgcgctgcgcgtctacactggtccccgttgtgttgtgggaactgtgtatttcccagaacacaacgggggtgggtgggcatttgcggctagctattcccggaagtgggtgcagatacatgtattatacaggtatctgcaaccccctccaccctgaaaggtgccagttgaggcaccggagggagggaggaatccgatgagcggaagttccactttagggtggaactccgctttaaggacagtCTCCGCGTGTCCAGCACAGGTTTCGATCCTCTTAGCTGACCACTGTAGGCAACAGATCTGGATAAGCTCATCTCCTAATTCCAGATGGAATCTTGAGGGGGGAAAAAAGTGGCTGAAAGAAATAATTATTGTGCAGAATCTTCACAGAGTCCATCACCTGAGACACGAGCAGAAAAGCTGACGCTCTGAGTAGCTGGGAGGTTATGCATGGGTGGGGacttcctgacacttttttttttggccagcacAACCCAATCACAATGGATAGATGATATCCAATAAAGAGATGCACATTAGTAGGAGCTCTTCTGGGAGACTCAGTGATGGAAAAGGATCTGTGCCAGAAAATGTTCCTGATGAAGGGAGGAGATGAAAGATCTGGCTGATTCCATGCAGAATTCCTGAGCCTGAATTAACACATTTGAGCCCTTTAGACCCAGGTGCCCCCTTCCTGTTCAGGAACAGGACCCTTCCACCACCAGTAGTGGAGTAATAACCTCGTGCTCCAGAATAACCACCAAGGGCTGCATAGAGATCTGTTAATCTGTACCGTGAGATGGGCAAGTTGGAATAAAGTCAGGAGCTGAAGTCTAGCTTGTAGGCCACTGGACACTACCTCCCAAAGCCAGGCATCCAAGATGTCCAGATATTTCCCCCACTGTAGAAAGTGAAGGAAACTCCTTCATTCAAGAGGAtttatatgtgggggtgggggactTGGGAGCTCGTAGTTTGTGGCTGAACTGGGCACCAGGCTTGAGTTTGGAGGTAGCTGCCTAGGGGAAATAAACTGAACTGTTGTTGGCCTCTAAGGGAGTGTGAACATCCCCAGGTTGAGATCCAGTCCTCTTCTGTTGGGGCACACAagtacccccaccaccaccaccaccagtgacATCTTTAGAGCTTCAAATAAGACACCAGCCCTCAAAGGCCATCTGCAGGAGACATTTTTTTCATGCTTGTTTTACACCCACAACACTTTATCCAAAGAGCCATCCACGTGTTGACTAGCAGGAGACGCATACAGGAGATAAGGCATAAGACATTCAGCGACATCTTCGGAAGAACCAATATGGTCTGGATGTGGGAGTACTGGCGGCAACCTGCTACTCTTCAGAGGCAACATTATCCATAAATGAATTTGAGAGATTTGCCTCAGAAGCAGCGCAGGGAGAATAGACCATTCTACAGGGGAAGGagtacaaaaggaaaaaaagttggtCATCTCTGCAGACAGAATCTGCAAACAGGCCAACTAAATTCTAAAACACCCTGAAATCTTCCTGGGATAGAACAGAAGAGGGGGGTCATGCCCGATGGTGCAAAGAAAGAGTCAGAGGAAGGCAGAATCTCCAGCAGAGGACAACATTCTAGGTTGTCCATGTTAGCCCCTTCATTAGGTACACTGCAGGCAGCACTGGAACCATTGGCGGATCACAAGCTGGAGGGGAGCCCTTACAGCGGGACTGCTCCCCATACTTCTGGGATCCGACGTCACATTGCAAAAAGTACGAACAACGTTGCTCAAGGTATAAAGCTCGGCCTTGATTACTGGTAGCAGGAGAGGTTTAGGCCCCCCCCTGCACGTCTGGCCGGAGGTGACCAGGTTCCCTGTAGGTGAGCAGCAAAGACCAAGTATGAGATATAACATAACACATGCAATGAGACACTAGTGAGAAGAAGCTTCCTGGCAGGAAATGTGCACACGTAGAGCAGGCATGACACCACCTACTAGACAAAGTCAGTCCCTCAGCACTAACCCTTTCAATGGTAAACAAACAGAAATTGGGAACTATAATGGTGGCCAATGATCCTTTGGTAAGGTAGGTCCTAAAGTGAGTTTTCAGAGAGGTAGCCACACCTGAGGCAATGCTCTGGTCTGGACCGAGAAAGCACTAAGTGGCAAACACAGGTCTAGAAAATGGCCCAACTCAGAGCCTGGTGGACATATTCCAGGTAAGTCCCCCAATCCTCAGTCCAGCAGGGTCCCGGTATAGCCTCCAACGCTATTGCAGAGGAAACGCCAATCTGGACTAGCTCAAACAAGCATCCATCATCCAAGGACACTGGCAAAATAACAGGCATGCTGGAAGTAGAAGGGGTTTAAAGGACCTGAACTGTTTGCCAATGTCCAAGGAAGCGGCCATtatagcctctgtttgatctgccatGGCGTTGTACATGTGATTAGTTATACCACCAATCATTTGATGCCTTGaaagtttggttgagagtacaagcAACTGTGACCATCTTCATACCTCAAATGTAACTTCTTTTGGAAACCATTAACTCAATGTAGgcctgggtgggggtgggggggtctacATTAACTtaataggtttagttccactttaacctccaGCATTCTGCTTCTTTGGCTGAGGAAGAAAGGTGCTCTTGCTGCCTCTGGTATCCTTGACGATAGCCTCCGGCATAGACCCAATGAGACGCTGAGCAGAGCTTTTGCAGTCCATCACCCTGGCCAAAATGTTTTTTGCATTTGGATTGACAGGAAAATCCTCCAACAGCCCATCATCACTGGGGCTAAGGGCTATGGCCATTTGTTTCAAAACGTTCCTATGATCAAGGGACCAACAGCCTAGGTAACCAGATTCCAACCAATAGACTGACCAAGGGACCAACAGCCATAGTAACCAGATCCTATCTGACCCAGGGATCAACGGCAGTAGTAACCAGATTCCATCGGACCCAGGGATCAACGACCATAGTAACCAAATCCCAATCACATCTGACCAAAGGATCAACGGCCATAGTAACCAGATCATCTGACCAAGGGATCAACGGCCATAGTAACCAGATTCCATCGGaatcaggagggacgtactggaaatggagcgagtacaaagaagggcaacaaagctaataaagggtctggaggatcttagttatgaggaaaggttgtgagctctgaacttattctctctggagaagagacgcttgagaggggatatgatttcattgtataaataccggactggtgaccccacaatatataaataccggactggtgaccccacaatatataaataccggactggtgaccccacaatatacaaataccggactggtgaccccacaatatataaatactggactggtgaccccacaatatataaatactggac includes:
- the LOC141121313 gene encoding very long-chain specific acyl-CoA dehydrogenase, mitochondrial-like; its protein translation is MIAVLSRSSRTLSEGLPTAVHEKILCDIWCAEAAERVRGNLKSLRSGGGGSALFRNFRSVSSALIENGGVVASHPLDSEGRSGTVPRL